A single genomic interval of Tsukamurella paurometabola harbors:
- a CDS encoding DinB family protein — MIQPTIERAALEATLREQFDVFLDEHRARLAATLDGLTDDEARASLVPSKSTLLGLVKHAAFVERVWFDEAFTRRPRSAIGIPSTPDESFDLLDTDTVASVLADHSLACAASRRAAATVTLDDVVTGNRRGPLPVRWIYLHVLRELAQHLGHADILREQVLAKRIS; from the coding sequence ATGATCCAGCCGACGATCGAGCGCGCGGCCCTCGAAGCCACACTGCGCGAACAGTTCGACGTCTTTCTCGATGAGCACCGCGCACGGCTCGCCGCGACTCTCGACGGCCTGACCGATGACGAGGCGCGCGCATCGCTCGTCCCCTCCAAATCCACACTGTTGGGCCTGGTGAAGCACGCCGCATTCGTCGAACGGGTGTGGTTCGACGAGGCCTTCACCCGGCGCCCGCGCAGTGCGATCGGAATTCCCTCGACACCGGACGAGTCCTTCGACCTCCTCGACACCGACACGGTCGCGTCCGTGCTCGCCGACCATAGCCTCGCCTGCGCAGCGTCCCGACGCGCCGCGGCGACGGTGACCCTCGACGACGTGGTGACCGGAAACCGTCGCGGCCCGCTACCGGTGCGATGGATCTACCTCCACGTCCTGCGCGAGCTGGCACAACACCTCGGGCACGCGGACATCCTGCGGGAGCAGGTACTGGCGAAGCGGATCAGCTGA